The following coding sequences lie in one Manis javanica isolate MJ-LG chromosome X, MJ_LKY, whole genome shotgun sequence genomic window:
- the KCND1 gene encoding A-type voltage-gated potassium channel KCND1 isoform X2 produces MAAGVATWLPFARAAAVGWLPLAQQPLPPAPGVKASRGDEVLVVNVSGRRFETWKNTLDRYPDTLLGSSEKEFFYDADSGEYFFDRDPDMFRHVLNFYRTGRLHCPRQECIQAFDEELAFYGLVPELVGDCCLEEYRDRKKENAERLAEDEEAEQAGDGPVLPAGSSLRQRLWRAFENPHTSTAALVFYYVTGFFIAVSVIANVVETIPCRGSARRSPREQPCGDRFPLAFFCMDTACVLIFTGEYLLRLFAAPSRCRFLRSVMSLIDVVAILPYYIGLFVPKNEDVSGAFVTLRVFRVFRIFKFSRHSQGLRILGYTLKSCASELGFLLFSLTMAIIIFATVMFYAEKGTNKTNFTSIPAAFWYTIVTMTTLGYGDMVPSTIAGKIFGSICSLSGVLVIALPVPVIVSNFSRIYHQNQRADKRRAQQKVRLARIRLAKSGTTNAFLQYKQNGGLEDSVSGEEQALCVRNHSAFEQQHHHLLHCLEKTTCHEFIDELTFSEALGAVSLGGLTSRSTSVSSQPVGPGSLLSSCCPRRAKRRAIRLANSTASVSHGSMQELDTLAGLRSSPPPQSRSSLNAKPHDSLDLNCDSQDFVAAIISIPTPPANSPDESQPSSPGGGGRTSPTLRNSSLG; encoded by the exons ATGGCGGCAGGCGTGGCCACGTGGCTACCCTTTGCACGGGCGGCCGCGGTGGGCTGGCTGCCCCtggcccagcagcccctgccccctgcaCCAGGGGTGAAGGCATCTCGAGGGGATGAGGTTCTGGTGGTGAACGTGAGCGGCCGGCGTTTTGAGACCTGGAAGAACACTCTAGATCGCTACCCAGACACCCTGCTGGGAAGTTCGGAAAAGGAATTCTTCTACGACGCTGACTCAGGCGAGTACTTCTTCGATCGTGACCCAGACATGTTCCGGCACGTGCTGAACTTCTACCGCACCGGCCGACTGCACTGCCCACGGCAGGAGTGCATTCAGGCCTTCGATGAAGAGCTGGCCTTCTATGGCCTGGTGCCGGAGCTCGTCGGCGACTGCTGCCTCGAAGAGTACCGGGACCGCAAGAAGGAGAATGCCGAGCGCCTGGCAGAGGATGAGGAGGCCGAACAGGCCGGGGATGGCCCAGTCTTGCCAGCAGGCAGCTCCCTGCGGCAGCGACTCTGGCGTGCCTTCGAGAATCCACACACGAGCACCGCAGCCCTCGTTTTCTACTATGTGACAGGCTTTTTCATTGCTGTGTCGGTCATTGCCAACGTGGTTGAGACCATCCCTTGTCGCGGCTCTGCGCGGCGGTCCCCGAGGGAGCAGCCCTGTGGCGACCGTTTCCCACTGGCTTTTTTCTGCATGGACACTGCCTGTGTACTCATATTCACTGGTGAATACCTCCTGCGGCTGTTTGCCGCTCCCAGCCGCTGCCGCTTCCTGCGAAGCGTTATGAGCCTTATTGACGTGGTGGCCATCTTGCCCTACTACATCGGGCTTTTTGTGCCCAAGAATGAGGATGTCTCAGGTGCCTTTGTCACCCTGCGTGTATTTCGGGTGTTCCGCATCTTCAAGTTCTCCAGGCATTCACAGGGCTTGCGAATTCTGGGCTACACACTCAAAAGCTGTGCCTCTGAACTGGGctttctcctcttttcccttACCATGGCCATCATCATCTTCGCCACTGTCATGTTTTATGCTGAGAAGGGCACAAACAAGACCAACTTTACTAGCATCCCTGCGGCCTTCTGGTATACCATTGTCACCATGACCACACTTGG CTATGGAGACATGGTGCCCAGCACCATTGCTGGCAAGATTTTCGGGTCCATCTGCTCACTCAGTGGTGTCTTGGTCATTGCCCTGCCCGTGCCAGTCATTGTGTCCAACTTTAGCCGCATCTACCACCAGAATCAGCGTGCTGACAAGCGCCGAGCACAGCAG AAGGTGCGCTTGGCTAGGATTCGGTTGGCAAAGAGTGGTACCACCAATGCGTTCCTGCAGTACAAGCAGAATGGGGGCCTTGAG GACAGTGTCAGTGGGGAGGAACAGGCGCTATGTGTCAGGAACCATTCTGCTTTTGAGCAGCAACATCATCACCTCTTGCATTGTCTAGAGAAGACAACG TGCCATGAGTTCATAGATGAGCTAACTTTCAGCGAGGCCCTGGGTGCTGTGTCACTGGGTGGCCTCACCAGCCGCAGCACCTCCGTGTCCTCCCAGCCAGTGGGGCCTGGCAGCCTGCTATCTTCCTGCTGCCCCCGCAGGGCCAAGCGTCGTGCCATCCGCCTTGCCAACTCTACTGCCTCAGTCAGCCATGGCAGCATGCAGGAGCTGGACACACTTGCAGGGCTGCGGAGCAGCCCTCCCCCTCAGAG CCGCTCAAGCCTCAATGCCAAGCCCCATGACAGCCTTGACCTGAACTGCGACAGCCAGGACTTCGTGGCTGCCATCATCAGTATCCCTACCCCTCCTGCCAACAGCCCAGATGAGAGCCAACCTTCCTCCCCTGGTGGCGGTGGCAGGACCAGCCCCACCCTCAGGAACTCCAGCCTGG GCTGA
- the KCND1 gene encoding A-type voltage-gated potassium channel KCND1 isoform X1, producing MAAGVATWLPFARAAAVGWLPLAQQPLPPAPGVKASRGDEVLVVNVSGRRFETWKNTLDRYPDTLLGSSEKEFFYDADSGEYFFDRDPDMFRHVLNFYRTGRLHCPRQECIQAFDEELAFYGLVPELVGDCCLEEYRDRKKENAERLAEDEEAEQAGDGPVLPAGSSLRQRLWRAFENPHTSTAALVFYYVTGFFIAVSVIANVVETIPCRGSARRSPREQPCGDRFPLAFFCMDTACVLIFTGEYLLRLFAAPSRCRFLRSVMSLIDVVAILPYYIGLFVPKNEDVSGAFVTLRVFRVFRIFKFSRHSQGLRILGYTLKSCASELGFLLFSLTMAIIIFATVMFYAEKGTNKTNFTSIPAAFWYTIVTMTTLGYGDMVPSTIAGKIFGSICSLSGVLVIALPVPVIVSNFSRIYHQNQRADKRRAQQKVRLARIRLAKSGTTNAFLQYKQNGGLEDSVSGEEQALCVRNHSAFEQQHHHLLHCLEKTTCHEFIDELTFSEALGAVSLGGLTSRSTSVSSQPVGPGSLLSSCCPRRAKRRAIRLANSTASVSHGSMQELDTLAGLRSSPPPQSRSSLNAKPHDSLDLNCDSQDFVAAIISIPTPPANSPDESQPSSPGGGGRTSPTLRNSSLGTSCLLPDTVKISSL from the exons ATGGCGGCAGGCGTGGCCACGTGGCTACCCTTTGCACGGGCGGCCGCGGTGGGCTGGCTGCCCCtggcccagcagcccctgccccctgcaCCAGGGGTGAAGGCATCTCGAGGGGATGAGGTTCTGGTGGTGAACGTGAGCGGCCGGCGTTTTGAGACCTGGAAGAACACTCTAGATCGCTACCCAGACACCCTGCTGGGAAGTTCGGAAAAGGAATTCTTCTACGACGCTGACTCAGGCGAGTACTTCTTCGATCGTGACCCAGACATGTTCCGGCACGTGCTGAACTTCTACCGCACCGGCCGACTGCACTGCCCACGGCAGGAGTGCATTCAGGCCTTCGATGAAGAGCTGGCCTTCTATGGCCTGGTGCCGGAGCTCGTCGGCGACTGCTGCCTCGAAGAGTACCGGGACCGCAAGAAGGAGAATGCCGAGCGCCTGGCAGAGGATGAGGAGGCCGAACAGGCCGGGGATGGCCCAGTCTTGCCAGCAGGCAGCTCCCTGCGGCAGCGACTCTGGCGTGCCTTCGAGAATCCACACACGAGCACCGCAGCCCTCGTTTTCTACTATGTGACAGGCTTTTTCATTGCTGTGTCGGTCATTGCCAACGTGGTTGAGACCATCCCTTGTCGCGGCTCTGCGCGGCGGTCCCCGAGGGAGCAGCCCTGTGGCGACCGTTTCCCACTGGCTTTTTTCTGCATGGACACTGCCTGTGTACTCATATTCACTGGTGAATACCTCCTGCGGCTGTTTGCCGCTCCCAGCCGCTGCCGCTTCCTGCGAAGCGTTATGAGCCTTATTGACGTGGTGGCCATCTTGCCCTACTACATCGGGCTTTTTGTGCCCAAGAATGAGGATGTCTCAGGTGCCTTTGTCACCCTGCGTGTATTTCGGGTGTTCCGCATCTTCAAGTTCTCCAGGCATTCACAGGGCTTGCGAATTCTGGGCTACACACTCAAAAGCTGTGCCTCTGAACTGGGctttctcctcttttcccttACCATGGCCATCATCATCTTCGCCACTGTCATGTTTTATGCTGAGAAGGGCACAAACAAGACCAACTTTACTAGCATCCCTGCGGCCTTCTGGTATACCATTGTCACCATGACCACACTTGG CTATGGAGACATGGTGCCCAGCACCATTGCTGGCAAGATTTTCGGGTCCATCTGCTCACTCAGTGGTGTCTTGGTCATTGCCCTGCCCGTGCCAGTCATTGTGTCCAACTTTAGCCGCATCTACCACCAGAATCAGCGTGCTGACAAGCGCCGAGCACAGCAG AAGGTGCGCTTGGCTAGGATTCGGTTGGCAAAGAGTGGTACCACCAATGCGTTCCTGCAGTACAAGCAGAATGGGGGCCTTGAG GACAGTGTCAGTGGGGAGGAACAGGCGCTATGTGTCAGGAACCATTCTGCTTTTGAGCAGCAACATCATCACCTCTTGCATTGTCTAGAGAAGACAACG TGCCATGAGTTCATAGATGAGCTAACTTTCAGCGAGGCCCTGGGTGCTGTGTCACTGGGTGGCCTCACCAGCCGCAGCACCTCCGTGTCCTCCCAGCCAGTGGGGCCTGGCAGCCTGCTATCTTCCTGCTGCCCCCGCAGGGCCAAGCGTCGTGCCATCCGCCTTGCCAACTCTACTGCCTCAGTCAGCCATGGCAGCATGCAGGAGCTGGACACACTTGCAGGGCTGCGGAGCAGCCCTCCCCCTCAGAG CCGCTCAAGCCTCAATGCCAAGCCCCATGACAGCCTTGACCTGAACTGCGACAGCCAGGACTTCGTGGCTGCCATCATCAGTATCCCTACCCCTCCTGCCAACAGCCCAGATGAGAGCCAACCTTCCTCCCCTGGTGGCGGTGGCAGGACCAGCCCCACCCTCAGGAACTCCAGCCTGGGTACCTCTTGCCTCCTCCCTGATACTGTGAAGATTTCTTCCTTGTGA
- the KCND1 gene encoding A-type voltage-gated potassium channel KCND1 isoform X4 — protein sequence MAAGVATWLPFARAAAVGWLPLAQQPLPPAPGVKASRGDEVLVVNVSGRRFETWKNTLDRYPDTLLGSSEKEFFYDADSGEYFFDRDPDMFRHVLNFYRTGRLHCPRQECIQAFDEELAFYGLVPELVGDCCLEEYRDRKKENAERLAEDEEAEQAGDGPVLPAGSSLRQRLWRAFENPHTSTAALVFYYVTGFFIAVSVIANVVETIPCRGSARRSPREQPCGDRFPLAFFCMDTACVLIFTGEYLLRLFAAPSRCRFLRSVMSLIDVVAILPYYIGLFVPKNEDVSGAFVTLRVFRVFRIFKFSRHSQGLRILGYTLKSCASELGFLLFSLTMAIIIFATVMFYAEKGTNKTNFTSIPAAFWYTIVTMTTLGYGDMVPSTIAGKIFGSICSLSGVLVIALPVPVIVSNFSRIYHQNQRADKRRAQQKVRLARIRLAKSGTTNAFLQYKQNGGLEGQASCHPPCQLYCLSQPWQHAGAGHTCRAAEQPSPSEPLKPQCQAP from the exons ATGGCGGCAGGCGTGGCCACGTGGCTACCCTTTGCACGGGCGGCCGCGGTGGGCTGGCTGCCCCtggcccagcagcccctgccccctgcaCCAGGGGTGAAGGCATCTCGAGGGGATGAGGTTCTGGTGGTGAACGTGAGCGGCCGGCGTTTTGAGACCTGGAAGAACACTCTAGATCGCTACCCAGACACCCTGCTGGGAAGTTCGGAAAAGGAATTCTTCTACGACGCTGACTCAGGCGAGTACTTCTTCGATCGTGACCCAGACATGTTCCGGCACGTGCTGAACTTCTACCGCACCGGCCGACTGCACTGCCCACGGCAGGAGTGCATTCAGGCCTTCGATGAAGAGCTGGCCTTCTATGGCCTGGTGCCGGAGCTCGTCGGCGACTGCTGCCTCGAAGAGTACCGGGACCGCAAGAAGGAGAATGCCGAGCGCCTGGCAGAGGATGAGGAGGCCGAACAGGCCGGGGATGGCCCAGTCTTGCCAGCAGGCAGCTCCCTGCGGCAGCGACTCTGGCGTGCCTTCGAGAATCCACACACGAGCACCGCAGCCCTCGTTTTCTACTATGTGACAGGCTTTTTCATTGCTGTGTCGGTCATTGCCAACGTGGTTGAGACCATCCCTTGTCGCGGCTCTGCGCGGCGGTCCCCGAGGGAGCAGCCCTGTGGCGACCGTTTCCCACTGGCTTTTTTCTGCATGGACACTGCCTGTGTACTCATATTCACTGGTGAATACCTCCTGCGGCTGTTTGCCGCTCCCAGCCGCTGCCGCTTCCTGCGAAGCGTTATGAGCCTTATTGACGTGGTGGCCATCTTGCCCTACTACATCGGGCTTTTTGTGCCCAAGAATGAGGATGTCTCAGGTGCCTTTGTCACCCTGCGTGTATTTCGGGTGTTCCGCATCTTCAAGTTCTCCAGGCATTCACAGGGCTTGCGAATTCTGGGCTACACACTCAAAAGCTGTGCCTCTGAACTGGGctttctcctcttttcccttACCATGGCCATCATCATCTTCGCCACTGTCATGTTTTATGCTGAGAAGGGCACAAACAAGACCAACTTTACTAGCATCCCTGCGGCCTTCTGGTATACCATTGTCACCATGACCACACTTGG CTATGGAGACATGGTGCCCAGCACCATTGCTGGCAAGATTTTCGGGTCCATCTGCTCACTCAGTGGTGTCTTGGTCATTGCCCTGCCCGTGCCAGTCATTGTGTCCAACTTTAGCCGCATCTACCACCAGAATCAGCGTGCTGACAAGCGCCGAGCACAGCAG AAGGTGCGCTTGGCTAGGATTCGGTTGGCAAAGAGTGGTACCACCAATGCGTTCCTGCAGTACAAGCAGAATGGGGGCCTTGAG GGCCAAGCGTCGTGCCATCCGCCTTGCCAACTCTACTGCCTCAGTCAGCCATGGCAGCATGCAGGAGCTGGACACACTTGCAGGGCTGCGGAGCAGCCCTCCCCCTCAGAG CCGCTCAAGCCTCAATGCCAAGCCCCATGA
- the KCND1 gene encoding A-type voltage-gated potassium channel KCND1 isoform X3 — MAAGVATWLPFARAAAVGWLPLAQQPLPPAPGVKASRGDEVLVVNVSGRRFETWKNTLDRYPDTLLGSSEKEFFYDADSGEYFFDRDPDMFRHVLNFYRTGRLHCPRQECIQAFDEELAFYGLVPELVGDCCLEEYRDRKKENAERLAEDEEAEQAGDGPVLPAGSSLRQRLWRAFENPHTSTAALVFYYVTGFFIAVSVIANVVETIPCRGSARRSPREQPCGDRFPLAFFCMDTACVLIFTGEYLLRLFAAPSRCRFLRSVMSLIDVVAILPYYIGLFVPKNEDVSGAFVTLRVFRVFRIFKFSRHSQGLRILGYTLKSCASELGFLLFSLTMAIIIFATVMFYAEKGTNKTNFTSIPAAFWYTIVTMTTLGYGDMVPSTIAGKIFGSICSLSGVLVIALPVPVIVSNFSRIYHQNQRADKRRAQQKVRLARIRLAKSGTTNAFLQYKQNGGLEDSVSGEEQALCVRNHSAFEQQHHHLLHCLEKTTGQASCHPPCQLYCLSQPWQHAGAGHTCRAAEQPSPSEPLKPQCQAP; from the exons ATGGCGGCAGGCGTGGCCACGTGGCTACCCTTTGCACGGGCGGCCGCGGTGGGCTGGCTGCCCCtggcccagcagcccctgccccctgcaCCAGGGGTGAAGGCATCTCGAGGGGATGAGGTTCTGGTGGTGAACGTGAGCGGCCGGCGTTTTGAGACCTGGAAGAACACTCTAGATCGCTACCCAGACACCCTGCTGGGAAGTTCGGAAAAGGAATTCTTCTACGACGCTGACTCAGGCGAGTACTTCTTCGATCGTGACCCAGACATGTTCCGGCACGTGCTGAACTTCTACCGCACCGGCCGACTGCACTGCCCACGGCAGGAGTGCATTCAGGCCTTCGATGAAGAGCTGGCCTTCTATGGCCTGGTGCCGGAGCTCGTCGGCGACTGCTGCCTCGAAGAGTACCGGGACCGCAAGAAGGAGAATGCCGAGCGCCTGGCAGAGGATGAGGAGGCCGAACAGGCCGGGGATGGCCCAGTCTTGCCAGCAGGCAGCTCCCTGCGGCAGCGACTCTGGCGTGCCTTCGAGAATCCACACACGAGCACCGCAGCCCTCGTTTTCTACTATGTGACAGGCTTTTTCATTGCTGTGTCGGTCATTGCCAACGTGGTTGAGACCATCCCTTGTCGCGGCTCTGCGCGGCGGTCCCCGAGGGAGCAGCCCTGTGGCGACCGTTTCCCACTGGCTTTTTTCTGCATGGACACTGCCTGTGTACTCATATTCACTGGTGAATACCTCCTGCGGCTGTTTGCCGCTCCCAGCCGCTGCCGCTTCCTGCGAAGCGTTATGAGCCTTATTGACGTGGTGGCCATCTTGCCCTACTACATCGGGCTTTTTGTGCCCAAGAATGAGGATGTCTCAGGTGCCTTTGTCACCCTGCGTGTATTTCGGGTGTTCCGCATCTTCAAGTTCTCCAGGCATTCACAGGGCTTGCGAATTCTGGGCTACACACTCAAAAGCTGTGCCTCTGAACTGGGctttctcctcttttcccttACCATGGCCATCATCATCTTCGCCACTGTCATGTTTTATGCTGAGAAGGGCACAAACAAGACCAACTTTACTAGCATCCCTGCGGCCTTCTGGTATACCATTGTCACCATGACCACACTTGG CTATGGAGACATGGTGCCCAGCACCATTGCTGGCAAGATTTTCGGGTCCATCTGCTCACTCAGTGGTGTCTTGGTCATTGCCCTGCCCGTGCCAGTCATTGTGTCCAACTTTAGCCGCATCTACCACCAGAATCAGCGTGCTGACAAGCGCCGAGCACAGCAG AAGGTGCGCTTGGCTAGGATTCGGTTGGCAAAGAGTGGTACCACCAATGCGTTCCTGCAGTACAAGCAGAATGGGGGCCTTGAG GACAGTGTCAGTGGGGAGGAACAGGCGCTATGTGTCAGGAACCATTCTGCTTTTGAGCAGCAACATCATCACCTCTTGCATTGTCTAGAGAAGACAACG GGCCAAGCGTCGTGCCATCCGCCTTGCCAACTCTACTGCCTCAGTCAGCCATGGCAGCATGCAGGAGCTGGACACACTTGCAGGGCTGCGGAGCAGCCCTCCCCCTCAGAG CCGCTCAAGCCTCAATGCCAAGCCCCATGA